The DNA sequence CTGTCAGCCTATGGCCAATTTTGCTTTGGAATCTAATTAACAGATACATCTGAGATTGAATTTTCAGGGGAGTTCCAAATTGGTGACAACATAGAATCATTAGATCCAAAATCTGTAGCAAGCGTTGTTCAATATGGAATGCTGCCAGATCCTTTGATTCATCAGGCAACAGGATATTCCCAAGTTTACAACCAACTTTATCCTTTTGAAGGCCTTCAAAACTACACTTCCGGAATCATACACCATGTTCGTCTCAGAGGTATGATTGCAATTATGTAACtgattttacatttaatttacaaaatttgggAGGTAATTCACAGTGGTTTGGCAGGTTTGAAACCAGACACCTTATATTATTATCAGTGCGGAGATCCTTCAATACGGGCAATGAGTGAAATCTATTATTTTAGGACAATGCCTGATTCCAATCCCAGAAGTTACCCCGGTAGAATTGCAATTGTTGGGGACCTTGGGCTCACTTACAATACAACTTCAACAGTCAGCCATATGATAAGCAACCGTCCTGATCTTATTCTCTTGGTCGGTGATGTAACTTATGCAAACTTGTATCTGACTAATGGAACTGGGGCTGATTCCTATTCTTTCTCATTTTCGAGCACTCCGATTCATGAAACCTATCAGCCTCGTTGGGATTATTGGGGAAGGTAAAACTTTGTACGTTATGAACGCAAATGTCAGAAAGATTGCTTCTGCTGATTTCTGAGAAGTTTGGTTTGTTAACAGATTTATGCAGCCTCTAGTGTCTAAAGTTCCGATAATGGTTGTAGAAGGGAACCATGAGTATGAAGAGCAGGCTGAAAATAAGACTTTTGTTGCTTACAGTTCTCGATTTGCATTCCCTCACAACGAGAGTGGATCGCCATCGACATTCTATTATTCTTTCAATGCAGGTGGAATACATTTCATCATGGTTGGTGCTTACATTTCCTATAATAAATCAGGTGAACTTGTGGACCAGTTCATTCCCATACACCATGTTCAGTACAATTTTGTGGCTAATGATCCTGTTCTAGTTTATCTACTACAAGGGAGCAATGCAAGTGGTTGAAAAGAGACCTGGCAAAAGTCAATAGAGAAGTGACTCCATGGTTGGTGGCGACATGGCATCCTCCTTGGTATAGCACCTATACTGCACATTACAGAGAAGCCGAATGCATGAGGGTAGCAATGGAAGAATTACTATACAAGTATGGTGTTGACATAGTCTTCAATGGACATGTAAGTGTAAAGTTATACCTCATCCAATTATGTTTAGTTTAGGTATAAGTTGTGTATTTATCTGGTTTGTATCATTTGCATAAACGGGTTTTGGTCACATTCACCAAGTTCATGCCTATGAGAGATCAAACCGAGTATATAACTACACTCTGGACCCCTGTGGTCCTGTATACATAACAGTAGGCGATGGTGGCAATCGAGAGAAAATGGCAATTACTCATGCTGATGAAGATGGAAACTGTCCACCACCATCAAGCACTGTAGATAAAATATTGGGTGGTTTCTGTGCATTCAATTTCACATCAGGGCCAGCAGCGGGTAAATTCTGTTGGGACCGGCAGCCTGATTATAGCGCTTACCGCGAAAGCAGCTTTGGCCATGGTGTTTTAGAGGTCTGTCTCACTCTCTTTGTCTCTTTGCTAGTACTGGGACATATGATTTAGACTTCCAAAATACTTTTATAGAATTTTCAGCTGAGATAGTTCTATTCTGACATTAAAGTTTCTGAGTAGTAATGGAAATATATGGCTTGCAGGTGAAAAATGAGACACATGCTTTGTGGACATGGCACCGTAATCAGGACATGTATAACAGTGCTggagatataatttttatagtaAGACAACCTGAGAGGTGCCCAGTTAAACCAAGGTAAACGAACTTTAGATTCAATCTAAATAAATTCTAGATGAAAAAACATTCAGTTTCTCTAAAACATCTTTATTAAGCAATTCTATATCAAGTAAAGCATATTGAGTCTTTTggacatttataaaattttgccGAATTCATGGAATGTTTGTTCCAAAGCTTTGATCTTAGGTTGTTCTAAATTGAACAAGATCCGTTCATTGTTCTACTCAAAAAAACCTGGACATAGAACACTCGTCCATATGATTG is a window from the Mangifera indica cultivar Alphonso unplaced genomic scaffold, CATAS_Mindica_2.1 Un_0029, whole genome shotgun sequence genome containing:
- the LOC123206243 gene encoding purple acid phosphatase 15-like — translated: MRMAKQMAKQMATSVSTLLVALIASFTCAGGDDSQITTTLDGPFKPYTKPLDKSFRGNAIDLPPTDPRVQRMVHGFEPEQISVSLSSTYDSVWISWITGEFQIGDNIESLDPKSVASVVQYGMLPDPLIHQATGYSQVYNQLYPFEGLQNYTSGIIHHVRLRGLKPDTLYYYQCGDPSIRAMSEIYYFRTMPDSNPRSYPGRIAIVGDLGLTYNTTSTVSHMISNRPDLILLVGDVTYANLYLTNGTGADSYSFSFSSTPIHETYQPRWDYWGRFMQPLVSKVPIMVVEGNHEYEEQAENKTFVAYSSRFAFPHNESGSPSTFYYSFNAGGIHFIMVGAYISYNKSGELQCKWLKRDLAKVNREVTPWLVATWHPPWYSTYTAHYREAECMRVAMEELLYKYGVDIVFNGHVKTGFGHIHQVHAYERSNRVYNYTLDPCGPVYITVGDGGNREKMAITHADEDGNCPPPSSTVDKILGGFCAFNFTSGPAAGKFCWDRQPDYSAYRESSFGHGVLEVKNETHALWTWHRNQDMYNSAGDIIFIVRQPERCPVKPSLH